The following is a genomic window from Opitutus sp. GAS368.
GACGAGGGGAAGCCCGGCGTGATGTGCATCGTGAAAAAACACGGCCAGGTGAGCCAGACGGAGTTCACGGTGCTGGAGCGTTTTCCCCAAACCGCCGGCCGGCCGGGTTTCGCCTGGGTGGAGTGCGCCCCGCTGACCGGCCGCATGCATCAGATCCGCATCCACCTCGGCTCAGCCGGCACGCCGATCCTCAACGATCCGTTGTATGGCAATGACGCGCGCCTGCTGCTTTCCGACCTGAAGCGCGGCTACAAGGGCCGGGACGACGAGAAGCCGCTGATCGCCCGCCTGGCCCTGCACGCCGGCGGGCTCACCTTCACGCACCCGCTGAGCCGGGAGAAAATGACCCTGGTCTCACCGCTGCCCAACGACCTGGAGGTCGCCCTGAAATACCTGCGCAAATTCGGCCGCCAGGCCCCCCGGTGCTGATCCTCCGTTTGGGTGAAACCCCCGCGGAGGCTTTACATCGGGCGGGTGGCCGGTTGTATGTCCCGTCAAAGCATGACCCATGAGCGATTCTACCCCGGTTACCCACTCCGTTGATGCGGAGGGCGTAGGCTGGATAGTTTTCGATGACCCGACGGGCCGGGCCAACGTTTTCAATCCCACCACGCAGGCGGCCTTTCGCGCCGCCGTGGCCGCCTTGGCGGCCCGGTCGCCGAAGGCCGTCGTCGTCCACAGCGCGAAGGAGAAGATCTTCATCGCCGGCGCCGACCTCAAGTGGCTGGTGGCCCTGCCCGACGCCGCGGCCGCGAAAAAACTTTCCCACGACGGCCAGGAATTGTTCGCGTCGCTCTCCGGCCTCAAGGTGCCGGTCGTGTGCGCCATCCACGGCGCCTGCGCCGGCGGCGGCTACGAGCTTGCGCTTGCGTGCCACTGGCGCCTCGCCACTGACGCCAAGGAAACCGTCATCGGCCTGCCCGAGGTCGGGATCGGCGTGATCCCCGGCTGGGGCGGGTGCGCGCGGCTGCCGCGGCTCATCGGGGCCGAGGCGGCGGTGACGCACATGCTCAAGGCCGCGCTGGTGCCGGCGGCGGCGGCGCAGCCGGCCGGGCTGGTGGACGAGCTGGTGCCCGCGGCCGAGCTGAAGGCCCGCGCCCAGGCCGCGGCGCTGCGGCTCGCGGCCGGGGGCCTGCCGCGCCGGGCGGACTGGCCCGCGGCGTCGCCGGATTTTTTTGCCGGCCAGCGCCAGGCCGTGCTCGCCAAGCAGCGCGGCCAGCCGGCCCCGCTCGCGGTGCTCGACGCCGTGGAAAAAGGCGCGGGCCTGCCGCTGGCCGCCGCGCTCGACCTCGAGGCGGAGCTGTTCGGCGGGGTCGCCGCGGGCGAGGTGGCCAGGAACCTCATCCACGTTTTCCTGCTCAAGGAGGCCGGCAAGAAACTCACGACGGACGCCTGGTTCCCGCAGGAAAAGGCCGCGGCCAAGGTTGAGCCGTTCCGCATCATCGGCATCATCGGCGCCGGCGTCATGGGCTCCGGCATCGCGCAATGGTGCGCGTCGCGCGGCTTCGGCGTCATCCTGTGCGACACCGACAAGGAGGCGGTCGAGCGCGGCATCAAGGTCATCCGCGGGCTCTTCAAGCAGCAGGAGGAGCGCGGCGCGCTGACGGCCGCCGAGGCGCACCGCATGATGGGCGGCATCGGCGTCACCACCAGCCTTGAGGATTTCGACGTGTGCGACCTCGTGATCGAGGCCATCGTGGAGAACGTCGGGGCCAAGCAGAAACTCTTTGCCGAGCTGTCCAAGGTCATGGCGCCCGACTGCGTGTTTGCGTCGAACACCTCGGCCCTGCCGCTGGAGGAACTGGCGTCCACCGCGACCAATCCGGGGCGCGTGATCGGGCTGCATTTCTTCAACCCGGTCGGCCGCATGCCGCTGGTCGAGCTGGTGCTGGGGAAGGCGACGACGCGGGCGACGGCGGACCGCGCGCTGGCCTTCGTCAAGACGCTCGGCAAGACCCCGGTCATCTGCCGGTCTTCGCCCGGATTCCTCGTCACGCGCGTGCTGTTTTTCTACCTGAACGAGGCGTGCCGGCTGTGGGAGCAGGGGGCCTCGACGGAGGCGATCGACCGCGCGTTGCGCGACTGGGGCTGGCCGATGGGCCCGATGCGGCTGATCGACGAGGTCGGCGTGGACGTGACGGATTTCATCTTCGCCGAGATGCAGCATTATTTCCCGGACCGGTTTACCCGCACGACCGTCACGCAGAAGATGCTGACGGCGGGATTGAAGGGCCGCAAAAACGGCGCGAGTTCCGGCTTCTACGCCTACGCCGACGGCAAGGAGACGTTGAACGCCGCGATGGCGTCGTTCGCCCCCGCCGCGAAAACCGCGCCGGAGGCCGTGGCGGAGAAGCTCAACGGCGTGATGATCGACGAGACAAAGCGCGTGCTGGCGGAAGGCGTGCTCAAGACGGCCGACGAGGCCGACCTGGCGCTGCTGCTCGGCGCGGGCTTCCCGGCCTGGCGCGGCGGCCTGATGCGTTACGCGCGGAGCAGCGGGCAGTT
Proteins encoded in this region:
- a CDS encoding RluA family pseudouridine synthase produces the protein MPLPPVLFEDDALIAFDKPSGLAVAPDRRDQAAENLMGLVRAKWGPDVANVHRLDADTSGLVLCTKTKVALDFVSGQFQAKTVRKSYQALTAGLPAADTFTVDLVIKEDEGKPGVMCIVKKHGQVSQTEFTVLERFPQTAGRPGFAWVECAPLTGRMHQIRIHLGSAGTPILNDPLYGNDARLLLSDLKRGYKGRDDEKPLIARLALHAGGLTFTHPLSREKMTLVSPLPNDLEVALKYLRKFGRQAPRC
- a CDS encoding 3-hydroxyacyl-CoA dehydrogenase NAD-binding domain-containing protein; amino-acid sequence: MSDSTPVTHSVDAEGVGWIVFDDPTGRANVFNPTTQAAFRAAVAALAARSPKAVVVHSAKEKIFIAGADLKWLVALPDAAAAKKLSHDGQELFASLSGLKVPVVCAIHGACAGGGYELALACHWRLATDAKETVIGLPEVGIGVIPGWGGCARLPRLIGAEAAVTHMLKAALVPAAAAQPAGLVDELVPAAELKARAQAAALRLAAGGLPRRADWPAASPDFFAGQRQAVLAKQRGQPAPLAVLDAVEKGAGLPLAAALDLEAELFGGVAAGEVARNLIHVFLLKEAGKKLTTDAWFPQEKAAAKVEPFRIIGIIGAGVMGSGIAQWCASRGFGVILCDTDKEAVERGIKVIRGLFKQQEERGALTAAEAHRMMGGIGVTTSLEDFDVCDLVIEAIVENVGAKQKLFAELSKVMAPDCVFASNTSALPLEELASTATNPGRVIGLHFFNPVGRMPLVELVLGKATTRATADRALAFVKTLGKTPVICRSSPGFLVTRVLFFYLNEACRLWEQGASTEAIDRALRDWGWPMGPMRLIDEVGVDVTDFIFAEMQHYFPDRFTRTTVTQKMLTAGLKGRKNGASSGFYAYADGKETLNAAMASFAPAAKTAPEAVAEKLNGVMIDETKRVLAEGVLKTADEADLALLLGAGFPAWRGGLMRYARSSGQFAG